From a single Acidobacteriota bacterium genomic region:
- a CDS encoding c-type cytochrome, with protein sequence MRRFLAFGLIVLASALWIVGATAQSPKRNAEAQRLKNPETSNAESVEAGKTLYARYCASCHGPQAKGDGGMALSGGTPSDLTDDQWDYGSTDGEIFVAIRDGVSADMQAYKEKLNEKQIWQIVNFLRSIGPKSKEEK encoded by the coding sequence ATGCGACGTTTTCTTGCATTCGGTTTGATCGTATTGGCATCGGCTTTGTGGATTGTCGGAGCGACGGCGCAATCGCCGAAACGTAACGCCGAAGCACAAAGGCTGAAGAACCCCGAAACCTCTAACGCCGAATCCGTAGAAGCGGGAAAGACGCTGTATGCACGGTATTGCGCTTCCTGCCACGGCCCGCAGGCGAAAGGCGATGGCGGAATGGCGCTTTCGGGCGGAACGCCATCGGATTTGACGGACGATCAATGGGATTACGGTTCGACCGACGGTGAAATTTTCGTCGCCATTCGCGATGGAGTTTCCGCCGATATGCAGGCGTACAAGGAAAAGCTCAACGAAAAGCAGATTTGGCAAATCGTCAATTTTCTTCGCAGCATTGGCCCGAAATCGAAAGAGGAGAAATAA
- a CDS encoding thiol-disulfide isomerase — translation MKRMFGLSLLGAVAALSVFMWPGQPATTAAVATFNKDIAPIIQKNCQTCHRPGEVAPMSFLTYKEVRPWARSIREVVVSRQMPPWFADPNHGEFSNDVRLSQKEIDIITAWVEGGAKEGDPKDLPPNPKFHEGWQIGKPDVVLPMTAEFNVPAEGTIPYKYFAVPTNFTEDKYVQFAEIRQGDRAHVHHIIVSVRYPEHGNLPEPGEINPSALGSIRRNSAERPADSDGRLVGWAPGEAPLALRDGQAKLVKKGSVLVFQVHYTTNGEVGKDRSSVGLIFSKAPVEKRVITAGASQPGFVIPAGAPNHEVTSEFAFKEDSHIDSLHPHMHMRGKDFKYTLVMPDGSSTVLLSVPRWDFGWQMTYVFKQEVFAPKGSKLVCVAHYDNSANNKFNPDPTKDVRWGDQTWEEMMIGYVDYTLDKQDLRKQQSQAVSPSSSR, via the coding sequence ATGAAACGCATGTTTGGATTGAGTTTGCTTGGCGCGGTGGCTGCGCTGAGCGTGTTTATGTGGCCGGGACAGCCCGCGACGACGGCTGCGGTGGCAACGTTCAACAAAGACATTGCACCAATCATCCAGAAAAATTGCCAGACGTGTCATCGTCCTGGCGAAGTCGCGCCGATGTCGTTTCTGACTTACAAGGAAGTCCGTCCCTGGGCACGGTCCATCCGCGAAGTTGTCGTTTCGCGCCAAATGCCTCCGTGGTTTGCCGATCCAAACCACGGCGAGTTTTCAAACGACGTGCGGCTGTCGCAGAAAGAAATTGACATCATCACGGCCTGGGTCGAAGGCGGAGCGAAAGAAGGCGATCCAAAAGATTTGCCGCCCAATCCGAAATTCCACGAAGGCTGGCAAATCGGCAAACCGGATGTTGTGTTGCCGATGACCGCGGAGTTCAACGTTCCTGCCGAAGGCACGATTCCATACAAATACTTCGCCGTACCAACCAACTTCACCGAAGACAAATATGTGCAATTTGCCGAAATCCGCCAGGGTGACCGCGCCCACGTGCATCACATCATTGTCAGCGTGCGATATCCCGAACACGGCAATTTGCCGGAACCGGGCGAAATCAACCCGAGCGCGCTTGGTTCCATTCGCCGCAATTCGGCGGAGCGTCCGGCGGATTCCGATGGCCGGTTGGTCGGTTGGGCGCCCGGCGAAGCGCCGTTGGCGCTACGCGACGGCCAGGCCAAGCTGGTCAAAAAAGGCTCGGTGCTGGTTTTCCAGGTGCATTACACGACCAATGGCGAAGTTGGCAAAGATCGGTCGAGCGTCGGGTTGATCTTTTCAAAAGCGCCGGTTGAAAAACGAGTCATCACCGCCGGAGCGTCTCAACCCGGTTTCGTCATTCCGGCGGGCGCACCGAATCACGAAGTCACTTCCGAGTTCGCCTTCAAAGAAGACAGCCACATTGACAGCCTTCACCCGCACATGCACATGCGCGGCAAAGACTTCAAATACACGTTAGTGATGCCCGATGGATCGTCAACCGTTCTGTTGTCCGTTCCGCGCTGGGATTTCGGCTGGCAGATGACGTATGTGTTCAAACAGGAAGTCTTTGCGCCCAAAGGCAGCAAGCTGGTTTGCGTTGCGCATTACGACAACTCGGCCAACAACAAATTCAATCCTGATCCGACCAAAGATGTTCGCTGGGGAGATCAAACCTGGGAAGAGATGATGATCGGGTATGTGGATTACACGCTGGATAAGCAGGATTTGCGAAAACAGCAATCGCAGGCTGTTTCTCCCAGTTCATCGCGGTAA
- a CDS encoding thiol-disulfide isomerase: MKRLIAITFALFAITAMAINVGNSSAMTAAPTFTKDVAPIIFNKCANCHRPGEVAPMSLTSYAEVRPWSKAIREEVAGRAMPPWFADPQTSTLHFSNDRRLSEQEIKTILDWVDAGAPKGNDKDLPQMPKYAAGWTFGEPDLVIEMPIDFEVPAEGELPMQNFYVPVPFSEERWVEKVELRPGNPAVVHHSIANVVNLPAGTKIVNGKAVSGNASDSALNSQSARETGGLSEGGAPRASREVVLSQDSFARSGAFKLVGQAPGKGFERHHPGTAKRILPGMFIQFNMHYQPSGRPEKDRSRLGLWFAKQPPKYEVLTKGVTDNVFIEGKELAETRMVNGKEIKIRGRIPNIPPNVDNWEISAETPIKEDITLYAFAPHMHLRGKDIKYTLIWPDGRKQVLLDVPKFDFNWQLHYELAEPLKIPAGSRIHAVAHYDNSIRNRYNPAPNKEVFWSEQSWDEMFIPWFEYTVDSKLLTKPAQSASK; encoded by the coding sequence ATGAAAAGATTGATTGCAATCACGTTCGCACTCTTCGCAATCACCGCGATGGCGATCAATGTCGGCAACAGTTCCGCGATGACTGCTGCTCCGACTTTTACCAAAGACGTAGCGCCGATCATTTTCAACAAATGCGCCAATTGCCATCGCCCGGGCGAAGTCGCGCCGATGTCGCTGACTTCCTACGCCGAAGTGCGTCCGTGGAGCAAAGCCATCCGCGAAGAAGTCGCTGGGCGCGCGATGCCGCCGTGGTTTGCCGACCCGCAAACTTCAACGCTGCATTTCAGCAACGATCGGCGATTGAGCGAACAGGAAATTAAAACCATTCTTGATTGGGTGGACGCCGGAGCGCCCAAAGGCAACGACAAGGATTTACCCCAAATGCCGAAATACGCCGCCGGGTGGACATTTGGCGAACCGGATTTGGTGATTGAAATGCCGATTGATTTTGAAGTTCCCGCTGAAGGTGAACTACCAATGCAGAACTTTTACGTCCCGGTTCCGTTTAGCGAAGAGCGATGGGTTGAAAAAGTCGAACTTCGTCCGGGGAATCCGGCAGTCGTGCATCATTCGATTGCCAATGTGGTGAACCTTCCCGCCGGGACGAAGATCGTTAATGGCAAAGCAGTTAGCGGTAACGCTTCGGATTCGGCGCTCAACAGTCAATCGGCAAGGGAAACCGGTGGATTGAGCGAAGGGGGCGCTCCCAGAGCTTCACGCGAAGTCGTTTTGAGCCAGGATTCCTTTGCGCGTTCCGGCGCGTTCAAACTGGTCGGGCAGGCGCCGGGCAAAGGCTTCGAACGGCATCATCCCGGCACGGCAAAACGCATTCTGCCGGGCATGTTCATTCAGTTCAACATGCACTACCAACCGAGCGGGCGACCTGAAAAAGATCGTTCCCGACTTGGTTTGTGGTTCGCCAAACAGCCGCCGAAATACGAAGTCCTGACCAAAGGCGTCACCGACAACGTATTCATCGAAGGCAAAGAACTGGCCGAAACTCGTATGGTCAACGGCAAAGAAATCAAAATCCGCGGTCGCATTCCCAACATTCCGCCGAACGTGGACAACTGGGAAATCAGCGCCGAAACGCCGATCAAAGAAGACATCACGCTGTATGCCTTTGCCCCGCACATGCATTTGCGCGGCAAAGACATCAAATACACCTTGATCTGGCCGGATGGACGAAAGCAGGTACTGCTGGATGTGCCGAAGTTTGATTTCAACTGGCAGTTGCATTACGAACTGGCCGAGCCGTTAAAGATTCCTGCGGGCAGCCGCATTCACGCTGTTGCGCATTACGACAATTCGATCAGGAACCGTTACAACCCCGCGCCGAACAAAGAAGTGTTTTGGAGCGAGCAAAGTTGGGATGAAATGTTCATCCCATGGTTTGAATACACTGTGGACAGCAAACTGCTGACCAAGCCCGCTCAAAGCGCGAGCAAATAA
- a CDS encoding PQQ-binding-like beta-propeller repeat protein, with protein sequence MKTRHKTLIGILTLAIFIFALLFTSKPESSIAAQTQTGATSAEGAALYKQRCAVCHDEPQERVPPLFLIRRRSAEDVIQTLTSGVMKQQAKGLTEDQIRQLAIYLTGKQPGAPINNLDANKCTGAPPPIKLSAGDWNGWGRDLDNTRFQPKPGIKPEDIPKLKVKWAFAHPGPMATGQPTVIGDRLFLTTEAGYIFSLNAQTGCTYWVANAGSAVRAAMSVAALPAKGKFALYLGDERSTVQALDADTGKLIWKTKIEDHFLARITGSPVVYGNRIYVPLSSFEETAGRDSKYECCTFRGSVVALDRFTGKVIWKSFTVQDAPKPFKKNSAGTQMYGPAGGAIWSAPTVDAKRGVLYVGTGNSYTDVETAHTDAIMAFDLATGKVRWTNQLMPKDNFLVGCRQPGAGNCPDQAGPDYDFGSSVILRTLPNGKQVILAGQKSGVMYALDPNNQGKKIWEAKVGGGGALGGIEWGFAADNETVFVPVADVSGAARKPGITAFKIATGEKLWHVPASPPKCAWGTVRCLNSQSAAATAIPGAIFSGTADGILRAYSAKDGAILWSYDTAQAIQTVNAGVTKGGTLDGGGPVVVNGVLYTNSGYGRLIGQPGNLLLAFSVDGK encoded by the coding sequence ATGAAAACACGCCACAAAACTCTCATCGGAATTCTGACCCTTGCAATTTTCATTTTTGCCCTCCTTTTCACTTCCAAGCCTGAGTCTTCCATCGCAGCACAAACTCAAACCGGCGCGACTTCCGCCGAAGGCGCGGCTTTGTATAAACAGCGTTGCGCCGTCTGCCACGACGAACCGCAAGAGCGTGTGCCGCCGCTGTTTCTGATTCGTCGCCGCTCCGCCGAAGACGTGATTCAAACGCTGACCAGCGGCGTGATGAAACAGCAAGCAAAAGGCTTGACTGAAGACCAGATTCGCCAGCTTGCCATTTACCTGACCGGCAAACAGCCGGGCGCGCCAATCAACAATCTGGACGCAAACAAATGCACAGGCGCTCCGCCGCCGATCAAACTCAGCGCTGGTGATTGGAATGGTTGGGGACGCGATCTGGACAACACGCGCTTTCAACCGAAACCCGGCATCAAACCCGAAGACATTCCGAAGCTGAAGGTGAAATGGGCGTTCGCGCATCCTGGGCCGATGGCGACCGGGCAGCCGACGGTGATCGGTGACCGGTTGTTTTTGACGACCGAAGCTGGCTACATCTTCAGTCTGAACGCGCAAACTGGTTGCACCTATTGGGTAGCGAACGCTGGTTCCGCCGTGCGAGCGGCAATGAGCGTCGCTGCATTGCCGGCGAAAGGAAAATTCGCGCTTTATCTGGGCGACGAACGCTCAACGGTTCAGGCGCTCGATGCCGACACCGGCAAGCTGATTTGGAAAACAAAAATCGAAGATCATTTTCTGGCGCGCATTACAGGATCGCCCGTTGTTTACGGCAATCGCATTTATGTTCCGCTTTCGTCCTTTGAAGAAACCGCCGGGCGAGACTCAAAGTACGAATGCTGCACCTTTCGCGGCAGCGTCGTTGCGCTCGACCGATTCACCGGCAAAGTCATCTGGAAAAGCTTCACCGTTCAGGATGCGCCCAAACCCTTCAAGAAAAACTCCGCAGGCACGCAGATGTACGGCCCGGCAGGCGGCGCAATCTGGTCGGCTCCAACCGTGGACGCCAAACGCGGCGTGCTGTATGTCGGGACAGGCAATTCTTACACCGATGTCGAAACCGCGCACACCGACGCGATCATGGCGTTTGATCTGGCGACGGGCAAAGTTCGCTGGACGAATCAGTTGATGCCCAAAGACAATTTTCTGGTCGGATGCCGCCAACCCGGCGCAGGCAATTGCCCGGATCAAGCCGGGCCGGATTATGACTTCGGCAGTTCGGTTATCTTGCGAACGCTGCCCAACGGCAAGCAGGTGATTTTGGCTGGGCAAAAATCCGGCGTGATGTACGCGCTCGACCCAAACAATCAGGGCAAAAAGATTTGGGAAGCGAAAGTCGGCGGCGGTGGCGCGCTCGGCGGCATTGAATGGGGCTTTGCGGCGGACAACGAAACCGTCTTCGTTCCCGTAGCTGATGTCAGCGGAGCCGCGCGCAAACCCGGCATCACAGCATTCAAGATTGCGACGGGCGAAAAGCTCTGGCACGTGCCTGCGTCTCCGCCAAAATGCGCTTGGGGAACTGTGCGTTGTTTGAACTCGCAATCGGCAGCGGCGACAGCGATTCCCGGCGCAATCTTTTCCGGCACCGCCGACGGCATCCTGCGCGCTTATTCAGCGAAGGATGGCGCAATCCTATGGAGCTACGACACCGCGCAAGCGATTCAAACAGTAAACGCTGGAGTGACTAAAGGCGGCACACTCGACGGTGGCGGCCCGGTTGTGGTGAATGGAGTTCTTTATACAAACTCCGGTTACGGACGCTTGATTGGCCAGCCGGGGAATTTGCTGCTGGCGTTTTCGGTGGACGGGAAGTAG